The Helianthus annuus cultivar XRQ/B chromosome 11, HanXRQr2.0-SUNRISE, whole genome shotgun sequence region aagttgcaaaaggttaatttgttaatggtaggaatgcatactgaattgttagtgttaaattggtatatatatataaattctacatgatatttaaattaccgatatcccaccgcggttaccgatatctcaaatattggTCTTTGACCGATATCTgattttttaccgcattaactacttagatTTTGACTGCCTTTGACCAATTAAAGATTTTAGGGGCTAAATTAGTTGAAGTAACATCGGCAGCCCGGTGATTAGCAAGTAATAGGCGATTAATCGCCGCCTAGAACCGATTTTTACAACTGATTTGTAGATAACAAcatgttttgctttatttttttttaccttgTTTGTCTTATTTGGACTTGAAATAGGAGATATGACCTAGAGCATTTGAAATTTAATCTCAACAAAGTGAAATTTCTATTCTTATTAAGATCCAAAGGAAAATCTATTTTCTATGGTGATTCTATTATGTGTGTATCTGATAGCGGTTGACTGGTTATGTAATAACTGTTTTGATTGATCCTGATCAGGAGGAACTAAAGGAATGGGatcagtgtttgcaaatgcttggAGAAGCGAATGTGGATGAACATGGGAATTTTAGTGATATCAAAGATTCTAATGTCATGATCGATAAAGATAGCGAAGATCGTGAAATTAACgtgagtttttttttctttctgttTGCAGTTTACTCTACCTTACGTTCACATCTTTCTTGATCAGAAAATTGGTATTGATAGTTTCATATGCCGCAAACTAATGCACCTATGCTATTTCAGATATCATCAGCAATATGTTTTTTGAGAGGCAGGGCATATGAAGCTATGGAGAATCGTTCTCAGGCGCGGCAATGGTAAGTTTCAACATATGAAGCCATGCTCTTGCTTCCCTTTATTAAGCTCGCCCTTTATTATTATAAAACTGTTCTTCTTGTATTTCTATCTTTTAAGGGTATACCTTACCTGAGACGATTAGATTTTGCACCATAGTCGTACATAAAGTTATAAAATGCTGCAATTAAAAATCTGATGTACGAACATCGTGTCTTGTCTTCCTATCGCGTCTTTAAATATCTTATGTTTTATGACGGTTTAGGTACACAGCCGCTATTAGAGCTGATCCTTTATGCTATGAGGTAAGCATAACAACgtgcatttatttatttatttattttcaccAGCTCGTTATCATCTTTTTTGTTTTATAGTTACAATTTACCATCATTGATATAACTTATTTCTTCGCTCATTTTTCTTTGGTTCAGGCCCTTGAATGTCTTATTGAAAATCACATGCTAACATATGAAGAAGGTAGTTTATTTGCACTTATCTAATCATTCATTCGTTTTATCGTGTATAGATAAATTGTTTGTATTCAGGGGGCACTAATCTCTATGTCATTGTTTAATTTGCCGTTCAATTTCAGAGAAAAGTCTTCTTTCCTCTCTGCAGTTTGCTCAAGAAGACGGTTGGCTTTCTTCATTCTATTCATGTTTAATAAAAAAGGTATCTTAAAGAAAAAAGTGCTTGTGTGATATTGTAGTTAGAGTTTTTTTTTTGGCAAGTTTTGCGACCTTTGTCCAAAgatttgttttttcgcatctggatccaaaaggtttgaaattttgtcattttcatccatcTTGTtcactccatccatttttctccgttaagtcaggggtattgtcgtcttttttgttaactatTTATTTAGTAAACGTATTTTGATTACTTGTACATAAaatgaaaaagactgaattgccctttaagttaacaaaaaagacggaaatacccctcacttaacagagaaaagtgaatggagttaacgagctagatgaaaatggcaagaattcaaaccttttggatccagatgcggaaaaacaaacctttggacgaaagtcgcaaaactggccaaaccttagggaGGAAAATGGCATTTTTCTCTTTCATTTGATTTCACTCAATTAAGTTTTTGTTTATAATATATTTTCAGTACGATAAAGCAAGTGTCATAGAAGAGAAATTTAACAAACTCGAGACCGAAGATATCAGCATAGAACCATCAAACCAGTCCTTGATTTGCACGCTAAAAAACAACACCGATCTTTTGGCTTGCAAAGCTGAATACTACCATCAATGTGGCGAATATCAGAAATGCTTTGAATTGACTTCAGTGTAAGTTAAATCACTTTTTGACCAAAATGATCTAAGAAGTTGAACTTAGTGTTTGATGCAACTTTTTAAGTATTTCAGATTGCTCGAAAAAGATCCGTTCCATCTTAAAAGTACCATGGTTCATATATCGGCAGCTATGGAGCTTGGACACTCTAATGAACTTTACCTCATGGCTTGCAACTTAGTCAAAGATTATCCTCAAAAGTAAGAAAGTATTTATATGTTTATTTTTGAgcaaaatgccattttcgtcccccgaggtttggccagttttgcgactttcgtccaaaagtttgtttttctgcacatgggatccaaaaggtttgaaatcttgccattttcatccggcttgttaactccatacATTTTTCTCggttaagtcaagggtatttccgtcatttttgttaacataaagggcaattcggtctttttcactttaagGAAAAAGACTGAATTCCcttgaaaaagactgaattgccctttaagttaacataAAAGACGGAAACAcccctgacttaatggagaaaaatggatagAGTTAACATGCCGGATGAAagtggcaagatttcaaacctttttggatccagatgcggaaaaaaaaaacctttggacgaaagtcgcaaaattggCCAAACCCCAGacacaaaaatggcattttactccttATTTTATTCTTGTTCACGTTCTactttacaagtttcacaattcTAGTTTTTTCGTCACACATGTTAGTTTTATCATTTGCTTTCTTTAAGGGCGATGTCGTGGTTTGCTGTCGGTTGCTACTACTATTGTATCAAGAAATATGACCAGGCACGTCGTTATTTCAGGTAATATACAGTTGGATTATAGCTGGATGGATATTTTATTTTATGTCGTTTTAGAATTGCTTTGTAACCTATGCGGTAAAGAATCGTTTTATGcaggtaatatatatatatatagggtgggttTCTAGAgagaacactagtgtatttgtgaactgagtgaacaaatcctggccattgatttacatcatcaaattgtaaaatacactagtgtattttcatcatcaaattctggccattgatttacacttgtgtattgataatcaaagGCTTGgattagttcacgcagttcactatcaagggggttgttcacaaacgaacctaaccctatatatatagatataatttacacactaacaattcagtatactctcctaccattaacaaataaacgttttgcaacttgcaaaacactaacaattgtagcaagtaggaactgattaagacttaaaacactaatagcggCAACGAGTCGAATGGTAGAATTAAGAAGAAAAGTATTGATATCAGGAAAAacagtgatatatcggtcaatatcgccggtAATATCCGTACCGATATTTGACATGGGGACCGATCGATAACTGATGTatcgatattaactgcatagtttGTAATGAGTTTACACTACTTGGTTCTTACCATGTCTTTTAATCATTCTTTGACAGCAAAGCAACTAGCTTAGATGGAACGTTTCTTCCTGCTTGGATAGGGTTCGGGAACGCTTATGCAGCCAAAAAAGAAGGTGATCAAGCAATGTCGGGTTATCGTACTGCTGCTCGTTTATTTCCTGGGTAATAAagctttttttttattaattattctTCAGTCTCGAGTCACATTATCACATGTAAATAATGTGTTTATTAGAGGATaaatcttgatgttttttttATGCTAGGTGTCACTTGCCTACTCTGTATATCGGCATGGAGTACATGCGAACCCACAGCTTCAAACTTGCGAATCAGGTGCTATATCATGACATCATCTATTTTCTATACTAATTAGTAATCTCGTAAATATTAATCTTCGTATTATTTTCAGTTTTTTATGCAGGCAAAGGCAATATGCCCTTCGGATCCACTTGTATATAATGAACTTGGAACCGTTGCTTATCACATGAAAGAGTGATCATCGATGCTTTCTTTATTTACTTTTgagttaattacgtttttcgtccctgtggttcgTTGAAAATAACCATTACGgtccattagtttaaaagttGGGAAAACAGTACTAGTACTTTCACTTTTGTAACTAGTGCAGTCCATCTCACTTAACACCATCCATTTAACCTGTTAAACAGACCACATGCAGGGGCATTTTCGTCCTTTCCCaagtgattagggttttaagAACGAAAAGGGTTTGGCCATTTGGGGTTTTTATATGGTGTTAAGTGAGGTGGACTGTAATAGTTACAAAAGTGAAAGTATTGGTACTATTTTCGCAAATattaaactaatggactgtaatggttattttcaacaaaccacggggactaaaaacgtaattaactcttTACGTTTTTTACCCTTTATACTAATTGTCTGATAGCCATGAAATTGTGAATATTTGTAGGTATAATAAAGCAGTATGGTGGTTTGAGAAGACGTTAGCTCACATACCATCACCGTTAAGTGAGATGTGGGAATCAACTGTGGTTAATCTTGCTCATGCTTTAAGAAAGTTGAAGTATGTCTACTTTCTCCCTCTAAACATACGGTTTAACGGTTTTCGACTATTTTAACACTTTTGTGCTACTTGCGCTATCAACAGGAGGTACGATGAAGCAATCACATATTACGAAAAGGCCCTTGCGCTATCAACAAGAAGCTTAAGCACGTATGCGGGCTTGGCGTACACGTATCACCTGCAGGTAACATTGACTTTTGCATTGTGGCTAAAGGTGGAATGTTGACCCATTTATATACGAAGCGGTAGGCCTGTACATGAACCGAACCGAACGAAAACGAACATATAagcgaacacatttttttgtgcatgttcgtttattaagaaaatgggcttgttcgtgttcgtttaaaAACCTaaatgaacagttcatgaacataaacgaacaaacTTAAATGAACATAGTTTAACAAATAATACACAACACAAACGATCACAATTgaacaaacataaattaaaacaaatgAACAGAATTGACTAGTCATAAACGAgcataaaatattttatatatatatataaattagtGATTAATTACGATAAATTACATTGGAAAACCCATTGTTATTACTAGAATGCCCAACTaccaattagttatatttatataaatagtaagaaagttccttttatgtttaatatttatataaatataactgcttatgtatttaaattgaaacgaacaaacataaacgaacgttcacgaacataaatgaacgaacaaaacgtgtgttcatgttcgttcacttaatttaattaaatgaacaaaaaattgtgttcatgttcgttcgtttattaaataaacgaacataaactaACTTCTCGCCGAAGGTTGTATTATACCTCAAACAGTTTAAACAAGTTTAAAAATATTAtaagttcacgaacagttcatgaacgtttggtTCTTTTACAGGCCTACGAACGGGTTAATCTGGGGGTGTTTTATATATCTAAATGGTTGGCTGTGTGAGGTCAGACAGGTTGTCAGTCCACTATTATGTATTCAAAAAATAAAACCTGCTAATGTATATCTGAAAATGGTTTAGATCATTAGTGTAACATATTACATATAGTGTTACTAGTATTAACAAATAATACAAGACTGTTTATGGGTCAGTTTGACCCAACCCACCCAGCCAGAGTGGTACTAAATATGACCAGTTTTGACTTGTTACCCAACTTGTATAAATGCCTATTTTGTTGGTCAATAGTACATCCATAAGTGAAAGCGAAAATACTACAATATTTTGAAAGTTTTCATTATGGTTGGTTTTGGGTATTTTGACAGGATAAATATACGGATGCAATTACGTACTATCACAAGGTAAGTCGGTTAATTTGTTATTAGTAAGAACAATTATGATTGTATGAAGTGCGTGTTTGTTTTTGTATGAGCAGGCATTATGGATTAATCCGGATGATCAGTTCTGCACAGAAATGTTGACACTGGCTCTTATGGATGAAAGTCGACAAGTTATTTAACctgaaatttatttttaaaagaaaatgaagagAATGTGTATACAATTTCATATGTTGTATCAAAGCACTCGTAAATATAATTACAAAAGTTTAGAAAATTAGTATCGACCCATACTAAAAAATTTCAAGAGAGCTACATTTATGATTTTGACcatttcaattttaatttataCAACTTGTGGGAATCAGCAGGTATCATTCATAGACGGTTTGACTGGCAATAGCTATCTATTCAATTTTATAATTAAAAGTAATGTaggggatagtgcacggtcctcccaaccgccggagtgatctcattccgggagccgctacccgaccaagctagctccgcggtaacttccccatgccgagttcttaccctgggcgacatatgccactcccaagactcgaacccggtacctctgggaagaggtgggtgtcgatGGCCAACTGGACTACCTCAGTTGGTTATTAAAAAGTAATGTATAATACAACAAAAGTATACTTTAGTTATATTCGACAAAGAAGAATAAACAATACTACTAGGATAAagtttgtgtgtgtatatatatatttggctAATAAAACGATAAAAAGTTAGTTTTTGGTGAGAATTGTGTGAAGTGAATTTGTATCTTTGATCAAGACAAATTAATGGGCAATATAGAGGTGATGATTTCGTAACTAACTTGACAAGTATAGTAATATCCATAATTGACTTTTCtctttttgaacggcaaatttggatctcTGACGGAACACTTAAGTATCATTGTGCCACCAGCGGAATCAtctgatcatatccatctccactagacatAATGCCTATACATCGATTCagaagaaaacccaataaatatgggaaaacccccttgtgggaatcgaacatAGGACCTATTGATCTCAAAGCCCTATCCCACTCCTAAGATCCCACTAGGTTATACCCATGGGGCCATAATTGACTTTTATTCTCCTCCTTATGTGTTGATGTGTATAACTTCTATAtactttatttttatatttaaaagatATAGTATAAAGTCTTATAAATCGGCTCATTTTGTTTTCTTTAATTTCCCTATattaaaaagtgatttttttaaGGTTGTAAGCTCTAGTGGCTTCAGTATTAGGTTGTTCTTAGGACAACTCAATATGATCCAGTCGAGTCGCCCTCCAAAAATAGGATAGAtgaatctctttctctctcaataATCTGCACGTTTGTGGAAACAGaagcttcttcttcctttttcctTCGGTCCTTCACATCGCCATCATCTCTCCCTTCTCCGTTTCATCTCCCTTTAGACATCTGCAATAACACTTTGCTTTAAAGACGCTTTTTGTCAACCTATAACATTCAAATCAAACGGGAATTGTGTGAACCAAGTGTTTAGTGCAAACAATTGGCGGCCGCTTAGCCTATGTAGGGGGAAGATCATACCGGAATGAAATTATGCCTTTAAAGGACTTTTAGGTAAGCATGCATAGCTTGATGGGAAAGATAATAGAAGGAATAGGTTATCTTATAGTATCAGTATCCCTCTATCCATTTGTCTTGCATTGTTTTGCTTCACTGGAGCTTATATAAATAAAGCGGCGATACGAAGAATAGAGAGAATCTGTTTGTGTAGATGGACTGGCTTTACTACCATCAAAGCTAGTTTCCGGTTCTATTCCCTTTTCTTTGAAGTAAAGGCTTGGTATCGACGAATAAATAAGCTCTTTCTACTTTTCCCTAAAAGCTCATCCTAAGGAAAGCAGTTTTCGCTCGAGAAGATAGCTTAAGTTATAGTTATCACAGCTGAAGCTATAGCAACTCATGAACGAAGCGCTCGACCATAGGGAACGAGCGGAATAAAAGTAGCGAATTAAGGGTTAGGTAAGTAGCAGAAAACTTAGGTATCTTCTACCAGGGTGATAGACTTACATTTTGGCAATGGCACATAGCTGGAACCCCCTTCTATCCTCTCATATTATGCCACAAGCCTGATAGCCAAATGATAGAGGCGCAGGGGAACCAAGTGTTTATTACAAACAATTGGCGGATCTATGAATTTTTTTCATGAGGTTGATAAGTTTTGAAATCCTTTGTCTAAAGTTAtatattaagttttttttttcttttcgatTCACGTCGTGTCAAGATATAACCAAAttaaaatctatactatataataaaagaaactatttacgggacacttgtcatcatattaggctatgtttcttatggataattattatttagtttaaactattctaaataaaatattatccttaaatttaaattgttaatttaagaaaCTTTTAAATAGCCGAATTATTTATCAtcaaaaccaaactttatgataatattagttatttttattttcattattaaaaaaatattatattgattttattatataattttgagtaaattgccaaaatcgtccctgaggttttggcattactttatatataaaattagactCATTAcggttttttttaaaatataatttatattttatcactcaaatggctactttttttgcttcttgaataacatgtttgaccactgtatcttcttttcaataatcatctcCGTAATCACTATATCTATCGCGAATAAAGtatatccattagtttttttaaatataattttcttattatttggttTATAAAATagtatttattcaacctgtgtaagacacgagtgtttttaaagatataacgtttttattatttggtaaataatattacatttattcaacctgtgtaatacacatggttttaaagatataaatttttttatttggtacataaaattacatttattcaacccgtacaatacatatgattcttatagatataactttttattttttaatatataaaattacatttattcaaacccgtacaatacatatgattcttatagatataactttttattttatgTCGGCTGGGTGTGAGTTGGCGTGGCCAGCCATGtgtcatttgtttttttttaaactatttaaAATTTCTTTTAACTAAAACAGAAtactaaatataattttttaaaaactATAAATAAAATTAAGAAAAACTACATACAATAAAAAAAgctacataaaataaaaaaaaaaagactaaatACTTCAGGATTGACCCATATCATATTTCTCCAAGATTTCTTGTTTCATTTTCAACGTCAATTCCAATTCTGGGCCGCTAAGGTGATCGATGAGCATGGCGAGAAATTTCATATCCTCGCGTCTTTctttattatatgtttttttaaatCGTACGCGACTTGGATGTTTTTCCCCATCTCGATCCTTTGTTGTTGGATGAAATTGAATGTGTTGATTTTTGTTCCAATTTCTTCCAACTGGTCGGTGTATAACCCTTTACCCGAGGCCGAGCTAGGGGCCGAACCCGATCTCCCTCTTTGAACCTACTTTTTTGACGTGTCTCTACCTGGTGGGCGAGGAGAATCATCAAAATCATCCAAATTTAGATTAAGCTCTTGATCACAAGCATCAGACTGAGCTTGGGACGAGGGTGTTCGTGCACTTTTGGATGAAGTTGATTCGCTAGCAGTAGGAACTCTCGCCCATTTAGAAGCGTGCCTACATACATCCCAACAATGCAAGTACTTGAACTCGTGTTTCTTGTTGTCTCTGTATGCTATAATGGCGTTCTTGATAAAGTCTGCCTCCATTTCACCGCTCCTTGACGAGTTCCTCGCTTTATGGAAAATCCGTTGAATGCGGTGACTTGTGTATTGTCACTCCACTTGAACGAGAGACTATCAATTTCACGATACACCTCCACGCTTTTCATTGGCATATAAAAGGATCTCTTAATGCAATCCCAAATATCTTTGCGGTGTCGTGAATTCTCTATTCCAAAAAAATTTAGGCATTATAAAAGAATTATATTAAAACTGAAACAATAATATTGTTATATAAAAAATACCTTAATCGGATCTTGCGATTTGTCGATATAACATTTTGCCAACGCGGTTTCTTCTTGAGGCGTCCCCTTTATTTGTGTTTGTTGAGCGGCCGCTAGTGTTTTCTCCTCATCCATTTTTTTTCTGACTTCTTTTTTGGCCGGTTTGGATAACGAATCACTAACGTCTTGCGGTTATGTTTCGGGTACGAAATCGGGTTGGGAAAGGTTAACGACGGGAATAGATGATTCGTCGTATGGAAAGTTCGTGTAAACATGGTTTTCTATAAACGACGCGAGACCCACTAGGTCGGGAATCGGTGAGTAGATTAAAGGGCCGCGGTTTGTTGGTTGATGGTTTTGTGGCGGGCTAGGGTTCGGGGCTTCTTGGTATCCAAAGGGGTTGCTCGGGTCGTATCCACGGTTATAAGGATGCATTGTAGAGAATGTGagttaaatttataaaaatatagagATATAAGAAGTAGAGATGTAGAGAAGTGGTAAAAAATTGTATAAAAGGGGTAGTATTTATAGGGTATAAAACTGAATTTTTTTAATTAACTAGCCGTTTGGCTAACGGCTACCCTCAACGGTTGGATTTTCATAGCCAATCCCAGCTAGCCAGCTCACACCGCCCCCGCTCAACGTCGGGCTTCAAAGCGACGCTGGCTGGGCAACGCCAAACCAACGCTGACACAGAGTGAGTTAGCCAATGTTACCTGGCTTCCCCCGCCCCAACCAACGCCCCCACTCACCGTATTCTTAGCCCTGAATTGTGGAACCACTTCCAAgtatattttaaattattttttaatgGTCAAATTTTCAAGGTTGATGTCAAATTTTCATATAGTTTGAAATATCGTATATATAACACTAAAACAATCATTAGGTGTGGTTAACCCATGGCCAAGCATAGGTCCGCTCCTCCAGAGTACAAGCTTATGTACAATGTTGCAGAAATCGGTCTAGGCGGctgattaatcggcgcctaggcgctaatCAGTGACTTATCGCTTAAATTTAAACAAGTCGGTTAAAAAATCGGTCAAAGTCAAAATCGGTCAATAATCGGACTAATCGGCCAATTTTTTTGACCCAATAAACCCAAATTTTGAAACATGGCCCGTGGTTTAAAGCCCAAATTTTGAAATATATGTTAATTTTTGAATTTCTAGGTACTTGAtttgttatgtttaagtttaattGCTTATGTTTGAACCATACtatttgaaacttgaagtatttatgtgaattttgaagtattatttttatattattgtgtgtatatatatagatttgaaaaattacatataaaaattcccattccgattaatccctattaatcccTAGGCAGTACTTCAACGctcgactagcgcctagcgccttctacaagATTGCTTATGTATGATGTACCAATGCATGAAATTTGTATTATGTTGGTGTTTTGCAGAATTATATAGATCataatatctatactatataataaaagaaaccactttagggacacttgtcatcatattaggccatctcttatagataattattatttttgtttaatctcttctaattaattataaataactcttctattaaatattatttaatttaatattttgtattatagataaccctctaactatatattattagtttaatttcTTATTAAAAATAATGAACTATTAACACAACCATGAAAGTAAATTACGAATTGGTGGCTAATAATAAAGTTACCCACTGAGAAGACAATGGATCATGAATATGTAAAAACCTTTATCCATTTATGTAAGACATTCTCTAAGAAAAATATTGAGAAGAAAAATGGATTGAATGAAATTTAAAGCATAACTTCGTataaataaaaaggaaattgGGCTTTGTATAGGAAAGGAATAGAGCTAACGTTAGTGGACAATTATAATCAAAGCCTAAATCGATTCACTGAAatggttttaatattttttttgaatCACTTATATGTTTGActtaaatctatactatataataaaagaaaccatttaagGACATTTGTTATCAACTAAATAAAAACGAGTACTTGCTACGGGTGAAGGAGTAAAGAGTTTCAAGAAAAAATCTCCTTAATGTGACTGCGGGAAGGCTGTTTCTGCTACACTTCGCTGGGGAAGAAAGAAGGAATTGAGTCCTTTCACATTATCACGGAAAAAGGGGATTGCCTCTTAGTCAATTTTGACTGGAAAAAGACCCGGAACCCCATACCCTCTCATTCACTTACTATAGGCCGAGGAGCGTAGATTCATCTTACTTTTTATAAATGGAAAAAGAGACATAAGTCACGCATCCAAGcaccatctcttatagataattattattttagtttaatctcttctaattaattatagataacccttctactaaatattatttaatttaata contains the following coding sequences:
- the LOC110889835 gene encoding anaphase-promoting complex subunit 6, yielding MKEEEIERLRGVVRDCVSKHLYSSAIFFSDKVAAFTSDPADIYMQAQALFLGRHYRRAFHLLNASQIVLRDLRFRYLAAKCLEELKEWDQCLQMLGEANVDEHGNFSDIKDSNVMIDKDSEDREINISSAICFLRGRAYEAMENRSQARQWYTAAIRADPLCYEALECLIENHMLTYEEEKSLLSSLQFAQEDGWLSSFYSCLIKKYDKASVIEEKFNKLETEDISIEPSNQSLICTLKNNTDLLACKAEYYHQCGEYQKCFELTSVLLEKDPFHLKSTMVHISAAMELGHSNELYLMACNLVKDYPQKAMSWFAVGCYYYCIKKYDQARRYFSKATSLDGTFLPAWIGFGNAYAAKKEGDQAMSGYRTAARLFPGCHLPTLYIGMEYMRTHSFKLANQFFMQAKAICPSDPLVYNELGTVAYHMKEYNKAVWWFEKTLAHIPSPLSEMWESTVVNLAHALRKLKRYDEAITYYEKALALSTRSLSTYAGLAYTYHLQDKYTDAITYYHKALWINPDDQFCTEMLTLALMDESRQVI